One window of the Eucalyptus grandis isolate ANBG69807.140 chromosome 8, ASM1654582v1, whole genome shotgun sequence genome contains the following:
- the LOC120287286 gene encoding toll/interleukin-1 receptor-like protein produces MANSKTRMTTDDAARALGDEYQVFLSFRGPDTRHGFIDFLYHDLVDAGVRVFRDEDELHVGEVIGENLLRAINSSRFYVPIFSRTYASSKWCLRELAHIVDNVSKSNVEKSILPIFFDVEPEDIKLKTPLYNDAFLEHEKRFLDEVQAWKKALAQVDEIKGWNMKKDQRGYNVVL; encoded by the exons ATGGCAAACTCAAAGACCAGAATGACTACTGATGATGCTGCACGAGCATTAGGGGATGAGTACCAAGTATTCCTGAGTTTTAGAGGACCTGATACTCGTCATGGATTCATAGACTTCCTCTATCATGACTTGGTAGATGCTGGAGTTCGCGTATTCAGGGACGAAGATGAACTCCATGTTGGTGAAGTCATTGGTGAGAACCTTCTACGTGCTATCAATAGTTCCAGATTTTATGTACCAATCTTCTCgaggacttatgcttccagtaaaTGGTGTCTCCGTGAGCTTGCCCACATAGTAGACAATGTGTCTAAGTCCAATGTTGAAAAAAGTATCCTTCCTATATTTTTTGACGTGGAACCTGAGGATATTAAACTTAAGACTCCACTATATAACGATGCTTTTTTGGAGCACGAGAAGAGGTTTCTTGACGAAGTCCAGGCATGGAAAAAAGCTCTTGCACAGGTAGATGAAATCAAGGGATGGAATATGAAAAAGGATCAAAG GGGATACAACGTTGTCCTGTGA
- the LOC104440072 gene encoding disease resistance protein RPV1-like yields MANSGVLMTTDNAARALGGEYQVFLSFRGPDTRHGFADFLYNDLVDAGVRVFRDEDELRIGEVIDENLLCAINSSKIYIPIFSKTYASSKWCFRELVHIVDNVSKSDVEKSILPIFFNVEPEDVKLKTPLYNDAFLEHKKRFPEEVEAWKKALGQVDEIKGWNVKKNQSQAKIVRSIVEKVLEMLEIKHKSVTELLVGADDRVKELTDLLYVNHDDVRLVGIYGMGGIGKTTLAKLVFNQLSSHFGKCCSFLENVRENSLTEKGIVHLQKKLLFDIVGCGFVEKFKDVEKGMRSIGRTLPTKKVFLVLDDVDNKEHIKKLIGKFSLHSGSRIIITTRNTTILQVGVQGEILEYEMRKMDYGHAFQLFCRHAFGADFAWDDFHRLSSDIVSHMGGLPLAIEVVGSLLKGKDKAFWKETSVGLRKYQRKRF; encoded by the exons ATGGCAAACTCAGGGGTCCTAATGACTACTGATAATGCTGCACGAGCGTTAGGGGGTGAGTACCAAGTATTCCTTAGTTTCAGAGGACCCGATACTCGTCATGGATTCGCAGATTTCCTCTATAATGACTTGGTAGATGCTGGAGTCCGCGTATTCAGGGACGAAGATGAACTCCGCATTGGTGAAGTTATTGATGAGAACCTGCTATGTGCTATCAATAGCTCCAAaatctacatacccatcttctctaaGACTTATGCTTCTAGTAAATGGTGCTTTCGTGAGCTTGTCCACATAGTAGACAACGTGTCAAAGTCAGATGTTGAAAAAAGTATCCTTCCCATATTTTTTAATGTGGAACCTGAGGATGTTAAACTCAAGACTCCACTATACAATGATGCTTTTTTGGAACACAAGAAGAGGTTTCCTGAGGAAGTCGAGGCGTGGAAAAAGGCTCTTGGGCAGGTAGACGAAATCAAGGGATGGAATGTCAAAAAGAATCAAAG CCAAGCGAAGATTGTCAGATCAATTGTTGAAAAAGTATTGGAGATGCTGGAGATAAAACACAAATCAGTGACTGAACTTTTAGTTGGAGCTGATGATCGGGTAAAAGAATTGACAGATTTATTATATGTCAACCATGATGATGTGCGGCTTGTTGGAATTTACGGAATGGGTGGCATTGGtaaaacaactcttgccaaaCTCGTCTTCAATCAACTATCCTCCCACTTTGGAAAGTGTTGTAGCTTCCTTGAGAATGTTCGAGAAAACTCGTTGACTGAAAAAGGCATTGTccatttgcaaaagaaattattatttgacATTGTCGGTTGTGGATTTGTGGAAAAATTTAAGGATGTTGAAAAAGGAATGAGGAGCATAGGAAGAACACTCCCAACTAAGAAGGTCTTTTTGGTTCTGGATGATGTTGATAATAAAGAGCACATTAAGAAACTAATAGGAAAATTTTCATTACATTCAGGATCTAGGATAATCATTACAACAAGAAACACAACTATTCTGCAAGTTGGGGTTCAAGGTGAAATTCTAGAGTATGAGATGCGAAAGATGGATTATGGTCATGCATTTCAACTTTTTTGTCGACATGCCTTTGGTGCAGACTTTGCTTGGGATGATTTTCATAGGCTTTCAAGTGATATTGTCTCACATATGGGAGGGCTTCCTTTGGCCATTGAAGTGGTAGGTTCACTACTTAAAGGGAAAGACAAAGCATTTTGGAAAGAGACATCGGTCGGGTTAAGGAAGTACCAGAGAAAGAGATTCTAA
- the LOC120287615 gene encoding uncharacterized protein LOC120287615, with the protein MLVDLIDLNLGGHYKLEGEIPIEIGELSHLRSLDLSCSRISKIPETINKLHHLRTLNLVGCHGIQMLPELPTSLVCLQLLSASLLLVPNLSNLTNLIILKLSDCSKITGKSKIITGCNLRWIGRLSRLKFLDLNLLNVPAPPELTSLPHLERLCLSHLNLQTLPLDGLPQLGHLHVHGCKLLRRLSIPLELRKLESMHVLDCPDLVEIKYLGLLESLKSIMVSGCKSLRRVSGLSYLTKLEHLKITQCMSLIKLIDASCTNTANDCIVKIEECGDSVPSIPYEMSMKCYREEFLLDTSDIESKSDKMEHPFTIKFRYGSKSSDGSAWCGWGETEMKNFTPDSVTYEGLIACMKYFGCRVKRMWYETLWEGHEDIFCEESNKGIEIKSDEQVKEMAQLASKRGFIILDVLGAVNRTESYDDDTISTLREAWTMETDVYSNEDGAEWDVSGPEEDLDSASEGESQTDSTSSIDDFESEMGNAEYFEATGNRKQMTDGKVGHHGTIDEGETASIENRKEKRDETVELAVQNVVQSIYQQCEGVEHHEMPCKATTEVEDQIVIASVNTDRTAETDRVPVKRRKREWN; encoded by the exons ATGTTGGTAGATCTTATAGATTTGAATCTAGGTGGGCATTACAAACTGGAAGGTGAAATTCCTATTGAAATTGGGGAATTGTCACATTTAAGATCCCTAGATTTAAGTTGTTCTCGTATCTCCAAAATTCCAGAGACAATCAACAAGCTTCATCACCTCCGCACACTAAATTTAGTTGGTTGTCATGGTATTCAAATGTTGCCGGAGCTTCCCACAAGTTTGGTTTGTCTACAACTTCTATCTGCATCATTGCTCTTAGTTCCCAATCTATCAAATCTTACTAACTTGATTATATTGAAACTAAGTGATTGCTCTAAAATAACAGGcaaatcaaaaataatcacTGGATGCAACTTAAGGTGGATTGGGAGGTTATCTAGATTGAAATTTTTAGACTTGAATCTATTAAACGTCCCTGCACCTCCAGAGTTgacttctcttcctcatctagAAAGGCTTTGTTTGTCTCATCTAAATTTGCAAACCCTTCCACTCGATGGACTTCCACAACTAGGGCACTTACATGTTCACGGTTGTAAACTACTTCGGAGATTATCCATTCCTTTGGAATTGAGGAAGCTAGAGTCTATGCATGTGTTAGATTGTCCAGACCTAGTTGAGATAAAATATTTGGGTCTTTTGGAATCATTGAAATCCATCATGGTTTCTGGTTGCAAATCTCTGAGAAGAGTAAGTGGGTTATCATACTTGACGAAGTTAGAGCATTTGAAAATTACACAGTGCATGTCATTGATAAAATTGATTGATGCATCTTGCACAAACACAGCCAATGATTGCATTGTCAAAATAGAGGAGTGTGGAGATTCAGTGCCGAGCATCCCGTATGAAATGTCTATGAAGTGCTACAGAGAAGAATTTCTCCTGGATACATCAGACATTGAATCCAAGTCAGATAAG ATGGAACATCCCTTCACAATCAAATTCCGTTATGGATCAAAGTCAAGTGATGGATCGGCTTGGTGTGGGTGGGGGGAGACGGAAATGAAAAATTTCACCCCTGATTCAGTGACATATGAGGGATTAATTGCTTGCATGAAATATTTCGGCTGTCGTGTGAAGAGAATGTGGTACGAGACTCTTTGGGAAGGCCATGAGGACATTTTTTGTGAAGAGAGCAACAAGGGCATAGAGATCAAGAGTGATGAGCAAGTGAAGGAGATGGCGCAACTAGCGTCTAAAAGAGGCTTCATTATATTGGACGTCCTGGGGGCAGTTAACAGGACGGAATCATACGACGACGATACGATAAGTACGTTAAGAGAGGCATGGACAATGGAGACTGATGTGTATTCCAATGAAGATGGAGCTGAGTGGGACGTTTCAGGTCCTGAGGAAGACTTAGACTCTGCAAGTGAGGGTGAAAGCCAAACGGATAGCACCTCCTCTATTGATGATTTCGAGTCCGAGATGGGCAATGCAGAATATTTCGAGGCCACGGGAAATAGGAAGCAAATGACGGACGGAAAGGTTGGGCACCATGGTACTATCGATGAAGGGGAAACGGCGAGTATAGAAAATAGGAAGGAGAAGCGGGATGAGACAGTGGAACTTGCCGTCCAAAATGTTGTCCAGTCGATTTACCAACAGTGCGAAGGAGTCGAACATCATGAGATGCCCTGCAAAGCTACGACCGAAGTTGAGGATCAGATAGTCATTGCTTCT GTGAATACGGATAGAACAGCGGAGACTGACCGAGTACCtgtaaaaaggagaaagagggagTGGAACTAG